The sequence ATCAACGTTTCGGCTAAATGAGACAGTTTCATAACCCAAAAGATTTTTTAGTGTTTAATAGATTTTTTGCGCCCGCAAAGCTAACGGATATGCAACTCATTTAAAACAAATGGCGGATTTTTTTACAACATTCCAAATTTTAACGTTTATTTTTAAATTAATTCAATAAATACGCCTTTTTATGAAATATTATCTAACATAACATTTTGTTATAATGTAGCTTAGTTTATAGGAGAGTACACATTGACATAGGTCTTTTCCACATACCCATGCAGGTTTCATGTGGAAAAAAGCTATAGAATGCCTGATTCTAACGCTGTTCGTAGATTGACAATTCTTTCTATCTTTGTTTGCTCAGGTTGTATAACCTCACCGCCTTTACAGCGGGAATTCCTTAGTAAGTATAATAACAACATATCAACATGAAGTTTATCGTTTCTTCCTCTACTTTGTTAAAACAATTACAGCAGATCAGCGGGGTTATCAACTCCAACACGGTATTGCCTATATTGGAGGATTTCCTTTTCATCATTGACAGGAACGAACTAACAGTAGTGGCTACAGACCTGGAGACTGTTATGAAAGTGAAGCTGGAGGTAGAAGCCAAGGAAGCCGGCCGCATCTGTATTCCGGCCAAAATCCTGATGGACTCCCTGAAAAATCTGCCTGATCAGCCACTGACTTTCAACATCGACCTGAACTCCTACGCGGTTGAAATCACATCCGACAACGGTAAGTACAAGGTGATGGGTGAAAATCCGGAAAACTTCCCGAAAGAACCGGCAGCAGATGATACCACTTCCTTTACAGTAACCTCTACCGCACTGGTAACAGCGATCAACAAGACCCTGTTTGCCGTAAGTAACGATGACCTGCGCCCGGCAATGACAGGCGTGTTCTTCGAACTCACGCCAACCAGCCTCACTTTTGTAGCGACCGATGCGCACCGCCTGGTGAAATATGTTAGAACTGGTCTGGTATGCCCTAAAACAGAGACTTTCATCGTGCCTAAGAAGCCGTTGAACCTGCTGAAATCAGCCCTGCCTGACAATGATAGCGAAATCAAGATTGCTTATAGCCAGAATCACTTCTTTGTAACACACGATGGTGCACAAATGATCTGTCGTCTGATCGATGCCCGTTTCCCTGATTACAAGGTGGTAATTCCAAAGGATAATCCTTATCGCCTTACCCTGGTAAAGAGCGATTTCCAGAACGCCCTGAAACGTGTTAGCGTATTTGCAAACAAGAGCACCAACCAGGTAGCCCTGAGCATTACTGGTAGCGAACTGCAACTCTCTGCACAGGACGTGGATTTCTCTTTCGAAGGTAATGAGCGTATGAACTGCTCCTACACCGGCGATGATATGCAGATTGCATTCAATGCAAAATTCCTCATCGAAATGCTGAATGCTGCAGAAGGTGATGAAATTACAATCGAACTGTCTACACCAACCAAAGCAGGTATCCTGAAACCTTCTGAAAAAGAAGAGAATGAGGATCTGCTGATGCTGGTAATGCCGCTGATGCTGAATAATTAAAAAATCATTTTATTTCATTCCTGCTGGCGACCGCCAGCAGGAATGAAATACCCGCAAAAAAGTCACTTCCGCCTTCGGCAGAAGTGACTTTTTTGCTTGATGAATAATTTTCTTTTAATACATAACCCAATCACCCACATAAGCCTGCCTAATTTATTGTCCCACAGCCACTTTCAGCCTTTTTATTCCCCAAATTTTCCGTAATTTAATACATCCATTGTCCCATAAATAAATTCCCGTATATGGAATCGTTCTTCAATAACATTCCTTCTTACTATCGCACCGCAATACTCGTTGGTGGCCTGGTTCTCCTTTGGGTCTTCGAAGGCGCCTTCCCCAGATTGTATTTCAAATCGAACCGCTACCGCCACGCCGGCACAAACCTCTTCTTCACCCTTACCACTGCCGTCGTAAACTTCGCCCTCGCCTTCCTCATCGTAAAAGCATGCACATTTACGGCCAATAACCATTTTGGCCTTCTTTACCTTGTACCGCTACCTAACTGGCTCCATGCCATGCTCGCCATCCTTATGATGGACCTGATCGGGGCCTACCTCGTTCACCTGATCCAGCACAAAATAGCCTGGATGTGGCACTTCCATAAGATCCACCACATCGACACCGCTGTAGATGCCACCACCGCCCTCCGGCACCACCCCATAGAAAGCATCTTCCGCGTCATCGCTCTCTTCGTCGCTGTCATCACCATGGGTATCCCCATCTGGATGGTATTCCTGTACCAAACCATCTCTGCATTCATGTCCCAGTTCAACCATGCTAATATCCACCTCCCTAAATGGCTGGATAATGCCCTGAGCTGGATCATCGTATCGCCAGACATGCATAAGGTACACCACAGCCATTTCCAACCGGAAACGGACACTAATTACGCTAATATTTTTTCAATTTGGGACCGCCTCTTTGGCACATTTAAGAAGGTAAATGATACCACTTCTCTGAAGTATGGCCTGGATGAATACCAGGACGAAAGGTATCAGCAGATAGGGGCACTACTCAAAGCACCATTTGACAAACCTTTAAATCAATAAATATATGCAACAGCACACCACTTCGTCCACGTCCACTAAAGTTGCCTGCTACATTTCCCTGTTCGCAGGCGTGTCTTCCGCTGTGTATGCATTCGTGGCAAGAAACCCTGAAACAGGTCTTGTCTTTGCTATTGCAGCCATCATCATGGGTGGACTCTCAGATATAAAAGCCCGTAAGAATATTGATGATATGCAGGTCGCTACCGCCGGTATATTCATGGCCGTTGTTGCCCTCGCTGTTACCTTATGGCAAATGTATAGCTGATTCACTCCGGAGGGAGAGGCGTGAACTTACTTACGTGACTTCACTTTTTTCCCTCCAGTTTCTTTCCTGTATTTTTCCAGGTATCCCTCTGCGGCCTTCACAGGAAACAATACCAGTGAAGTATCCGTAAGGTCTCTGATAATTACAGTATCTATGGTTCTTGTACTATCCGATGATTTCACTCCTTCTGCATGATTCCACAGTAACAATGTATCATGTTGTAACTCCCATTTTTCATACACCAGCGAGTACATATTGATCGCAATCGCTTTCCTGTTTTTCTTCAATTCCATACCCTGCCACTCATTGTCCTTTCCCGTTACAGGCTGCAACCACTTCCCAATCAGCTTTACCGTGTCGATTACGATGGTATCAGCGGATACGGTCACAGTTGAGTCTTCTACAACCGAAGGCACTGTATCCATTGCAGGCGCATATACCGGGGTATCTACAACAGCCTCCTCTTTCTCAGGCTTACGCGAGTGATGACAGGCAAATGAAAAGATGGTGATAAAACTCACCAGCAGCAAGCTATTTTTCATACGCTCAAAGATATGGACTTTTTCCCCTACCTTTATGCTTCACTTTAGGGGTGTTTTCCAGGCCACCATACCCGGAAAGCTGAGATGAGACCCTCAGTACCTGACGCAGCTCATACTGCCGTAGGGAAAAGTACTTGATACAGCTTCTTTTGCTGTAGATATAAGTAACCTGAATCCTCACATCTTCTACCATCCTTAAAGTTTATTGTTTCACCTTAATTCATGTATTCATGGAAGTGACTGTAAACAATAAACTTTATGCGGTGCAGCAGGGAATAACCATCGCTGCACTCTTACAGTTTATTCAACTACCATCCGACAAAGGACTGGCCGTGGCTATCAACAGGGAGGTGATCCCTAAACCCGCATGGCCGCAACACATCTTGCAAACCGCAGATAGTATTACCATCATCCGCGCTACACAGGGAGGTTAATTTTTTCATTTAATTATTTGTGCACTGCAGGGCATCCCCTCGCAGCAGGACTTCTCATTTCTTCACCCATCTTATTTGTTGTATGAAAATCGAAAACATTTCACGCAATCCACTACCCGCATCCAGGAAAATCTACATTAACGGCGTTGCTATGAGAGAGATAACGCTAACACCTACCCGACTGTATGGTAGTAAAGGAGAAACCACTCCTAATGAACCACTCATTGTATACGATACCAGTGGCCCTTACACCGATCCGGCTATTGAGATTGATGTACGCAAAGGTCTGCCAAAACTGCGCGCCGCATGGGCGCCGCAAAAAAACGCCACACAGCTGCACTATGCCCGCAAAGGGATCATCACGCCCGAAATGGAATACATCGCTATCCGCGAAAATCAAGGTGCCGCACAACAACATATCACACCTGAATTCATCAGACAGGAAGTTGCCGCAGGCAGAGCTATTATCCCTGCCAATATCAATCATACAGAGTGCGAACCAATGATTATTGGCCGTAATTTTTTGGTGAAGATCAATGCCAATATCGGTAACTCCGCCGTCACTTCCAGCATTGAAGAAGAAGTGGGAAAAGCAGTGTGGGCCTGCCGCTGGGGCGCCGATACCATCATGGATCTCAGCACCGGCAAAAACATTCATGAAACACGTGAATGGATCCTGCGCAACTCACCTGTACCTATCGGCACTGTACCCATTTATCAGGCATTGGAAAAAGTAAATGGTAAAGCTGAAGACCTTACCTGGGAGATATATCGTGATACCATTATCGAACAGGCAGAACAGGGCGTAGACTATTTCACCATCCATGCCGGCGTACTACTCCGCTACATCCCACTCACCGCCAATCGTATGACGGGCATCGTTTCCCGCGGGGGCTCTATCATGGCCAAATGGTGCCTGGCACACCACCAGGAAAACTTCCTCTACACCCACTTCGAAGAGATCTGCGAAATCATGAAAATCTATGACGTCTCTTTCTCATTAGGTGATGGCTTACGTCCCGGTAGTATTGCAGATGCCAACGATGCCGCGCAGTTCGCTGAACTGGAAACCCTGGGCGAACTCACTAAAATCGCCTGGAAACACGATGTACAGGTCATGATCGAAGGCCCCGGCCATGTACCCATGCACCTGATCAAAGAGAACATGGATAAGCAGCTGGAACATTGTCACGAAGCACCTTTCTATACACTTGGCCCATTGACCACTGATATCGCTCCCGGTTATGATCATATCACTTCTGCCATCGGCGCGGCCATGATCGGTTGGTTTGGTACGGCTATGCTCTGTTACGTCACGCCTAAGGAACACCTGGGCCTACCCAACAAAGAAGATGTACGACAAGGTGTAATTACCTATAAGATCGCCGCACATGCTGCCGATCTGGCCAAAGGTCATCCGGGAGCACAACACAGGGACAATGCACTCAGCAAAGCCCGCTTTGAATTCCGCTGGGAAGATCAGTTTAATCTTGCGCTTGACCCTGACACAGCCCGTTCTTATCATGACGAAACCCTGCCTGCAGAAGGGGCCAAGGTGGCTCACTTCTGTTCTATGTGCGGACCACACTTCTGCTCTATGAAAATATCGCAGGAAATAAGGGAAGCCGGCATGGCAGAGAAATCAACAGAATTCCGCGAACAAGGCAGCACTATTTATTCATAGAAGGAGCTGGCCACAAGCCACTCCCGCTCCTCACCGGAACACTATTTATTCATAATCTGACTGTTATACAATCGCGGTACAGTTTTGGGATCATTTTTAATCAAACTCCAATACTTTGATACAGATCATCACACATACTGGCAAGATCAATCACGAACCTACACGCTGGTTACAATTGTTGCAGGCAGGCGCTGATAGTATACTGGTACGTAAACCAGGCTGGCAGGAGGCTGATTACGAGATGTTGTTGCTCGAAGCTAATCCATCCTGCTACCCTCACCTCATCATAGCTGATCATCCTGATTTATGTGAGCGCTATGGTCTGTTAGGGATACATTTTGGGGAGGCCATCAGGGGATCTGTCTCGCAGGAAAAACTGCTTAGATTCCAGCAGTTGGGTTGCATACTCAGCACCAGTATCCATAGTGTGATGACCCTACCGGTAGTGAGTAATATCTGGAACCAGGTGCTCCTAAGCCCGGTGTTTGATAGTATTTCCAAAACTGGATATAAAGCCGCGTTTGACACCAACTTCCGGTTGGACAAAGATGGTTATGCAGGCAATGTACTAGCGTTGGGGGGCATTAATCAGCATACTGCTGACAAAGCCCGCCATATGCTATTTGATGGCATTGCCCTGCATGGCGCCATCTGGCAACATCCGGCACATGCAGTACGGAACTTTATCAGTATCCGGGATGCATGGTCAGGTAATCCATTCAGCTCATCATGATTTCTATTCAGTACATTTCACAGCAGACTGACAACTATTCACATCTTGACAATATCCGCATGGCTTGCGAAGCAGGCTGTAAATGGATACAATTGCGCATGAAGCATGCGAACGTTCCTACTATTACAGCAACAGCCGCGCTGGCGAAAGAAGTGTGTGATGCACATAATGCAACACTTATTATCAATGATCATCCTGACATTGCAGCATTAGTGGGTGCACACGGCACACACGTGGGGAAAGAAGATATGACGGTCGCCGCCGCACGTCGGATAGTTGGCCCACATAAGATAGTGGGTGGCACAGCCAATACCCTTGAAGACATCATGCGGCATATAGCAGATGGCGCCGATTATGTAGGCGTGGGACCTTATCGTTTTACGAAGACAAAGCAAAACCTGAGTCCGATTTTAGGACTGGAAGGTATTCGCAGTATCCTGTCTCAATTGTCGGTTCGCATACCAGTTATCGCCATTGGCGGTATTGAGCTGGAAGATGTTCCTGACCTGTTCAGTACAGGTATTCAGGGTATTGCTGTGAGCGGCCTTATTACACACGCGCCCGATAAGCGACAGTTATTATCTACACTTTATCAAACCATCACACATGCAGGCATTGAAAATAGCTGATCATACATTTACTTCCCGGTTGTTTACAGGCACGGGAAAGTTTGCTTCTCTACAATTAATGGAACAGGCACTGTTGGCAGCTGCTACACAATTGGTGACAGTGGCGCTTAAGAGAGTGGATATCCATGATGCAGGTGATGATATGCTTCGCCATTTGCAGGCTTTTAAGTTAATGCCTAACACCTCTGGTGTGCGTACGGCCCATGAAGCAGTATATGCTGCACAACTGGCCCGCGAAGCACTGGAAACAAACTGGGTCAAATTAGAAATACATCCTGATCCACGATACCTGATGCCGGATCCTATTGAGACATTAAAAGCCGCAGAAGAACTGGTAAAACTGGGGTTTGTGGTTTTGCCCTATGTGCATGCAGATCCAGTATTATGTAAGCGGTTAGAGCAGGTGGGGGTCGCGGCAGTCATGCCTTTAGGTGCTCCTATTGGTAGTAACAAAGGCTTACGCACGGCAGATTTCCTTGAAATCATCATTGAGCAGAGCAATATACCTGTTGTAGTTGATGCAGGTATTGGCAGTCCGTCCGATGCTGCGAAGGCAATGGAAATGGGTGCTGATGCCGTACTGGTCAATACTGCCATTGCAGTGGCAAAAAACCCGGTAGCAATGGCGCAGGCATTTGCAACGGCAGTCGTGGCGGGCAGACAGGCATATGAAGCTGGATTGGCCCCCCTGTATAAACAGGCGGTAGCTTCCAGCCCTCTTATTGGATTCTTAGATGAAGTATAAGTATGGCAGATTTTAAATCACTCTTTTCCCAATATGATTGGGAGCAGGTCAAAGCAGGCATCTATGCAAAAACAGCTGTAGATGTAGAACAGGCTTTGCATAGCAGCCGACGTACTATTGAAGATTTCAAAGCATTGATATCACCAGCGGCTACCCCTTATCTCGCAGATATGGCGGCTTTAAGTCAGCAGCTCACCAGGCAGCGGTTTGGCAATACGATGCAATTGTATATTCCGCTTTATCTGAGCAATGAGTGTCAGAACATCTGTACATATTGCGGGTTTAGCCTTGACAATAAGATTGCCCGCAAAACGCTGAACAGGAGAGAGGTGCTGTCAGAAGTAAAGGCAATTAAAGATATGGGATACGACCATGTATTACTGGTAACAGGCGAAGCGCAGCAAACAGTAGGGCTTGCCTATTTCAGGGAAATGCTTGAGCTGATCAGGCCTCACTTTGCCAATATCTCTATGGAAGTACAACCTATGGATCAGTCAGATTATGAAGCGCTGATTCCACTGGGCTTGCATAGTGTATTGGTCTACCAGGAAACTTACCATGAAGCAGATTATAAATTGCATCATCCCAAAGGACGGAAATCTAATTTCAACTATCGGCTTGATACACCAGATCGCCTGGGCAAAGCGGGTATTCACAAAATAGGATTGGGGGTATTAATTGGTTTGGAAGATTGGCGTACAGATAGTTTCTTCACTGCTTTGCATTTGCAATATTTAGAAAAAACTTATTGGCAAACCCGGTACAGTCTTTCATTTCCACGTCTACGCCCTTGTGCCGGCGGCCTGATGCCAAAGGCGGTCATGAATGACAGGGAACTGGTACAGTTGATCTGCGCTTATCGCTTATTATCATCAGAGGTAGAGTTAAGTCTTTCCACACGCGAGTCTCCGCGATTCAGAGATCATGTAATTCAATTGGGTATTACTACGATGAGTGCGGGGTCGCGTACAAACCCGGGAGGGTATACGATAGATGCAGATTCATTGGAACAATTTGAGATTTCGGATGAACGAAGCCCTTTTGAAATTGCTGCTATGCTGCAGGCAAATGGCTATGAGGCAGTTTGGAAAGATTGGGATAAAGCTTTTTAGAAACGCAATTCTAAGGCCATCGCAGGTGTTGCCCTCTGGCGCGAAACTGCTTCTGCCAAAGGCGGAAGTAGTTTCGCGCCAGAGGCTCTTTAATACAACAGTCCCGCCAGCTGACGGGACTGTTATTTTTACCTAAATCCATTACTGAAATTTGTTACTTATAAATATAAGTAGCCGCTTAATCTTTGAATTCAAATGTAAGTTGCCCATAATGAACAATAGCATTATGCGTCATTTTGAACAAAAAGAACAGCCAGACTTATAATGAACAACATGTTCAGTGCACAACTTTTTCCAGATCCCGATACGTTCTTACAGTATCATGTGCACTCTTCAGCGCTCTGCGCTGATTCGCCACCAAATCCCGGATGCTGTATGGCATGGAGATACTAGACCCCAACACATCCTCATAAGTCCGCTGCGTGGCATCTTCCCCATACTCACATGCAGACAGGATTGAATGCCTGTCATGCCCTGAAAAAGTAGCTTTCACATCCATCCAGGTTCTGTACAGCTTACCATAAATAGTAGTATTGTATGTAGGTTCTGCGCCACCATCCTGCAATATATTATTCAGTTGATCTATATATGTAATACTTTCTTCTTTCATTCTCTGGAACAGTGCTTTCAGATCGGCATCATCCGTCTGATCAATGGCTTTATGATATCCCTCTACTCTGTCATTATTGATCCGGATCAGATCATTCAGGGCTTCTATCAATTTCTCGTTCAATTGCATGATGGTAGTTTTAAAATGAATGAAGATTGTTGTGTTCTTTAATTTCAAAAATGTGACCAGCCTTTTCAGATACCATGGTTTATTACCTGGCCCGCAATGAATATACTTACTGCCGACGGAAAGCACTTATCAGTAGCGTACATTTTACCTCCCTCCGGGGAATATGTTCTACAAAGCCTTTTGGCCGCAAACGCAGTATGTATAGGGATTCCGGGGTGCTAAAACGGTTTACATCGCTATCAGAAGCACTTCTCAAAGCAGAGTTGCTTAACTGGCATAAATTTTCTATTCCTTAAGATAACCAAATCTTTTTGATATGAACGGCTTACTTTATTTAATCGCGATTATTCTGATCATCGGATGGGTTTTGGGCGTGTTTGTTTACTCCGCAGGTAGTTTGATTCACACTTTGCTGGTATTAGCAATTATTGCTATCCTCGTAAATATAATACGCGGTAGAGCTGTTTAAAACAGACTACCTCAGAATTAGAAATTTCATGTTGCAGCCGACTGTAAGAAGGTAATCCTTCTTGAGTCGGCTGTAACATGTTATATATATTCAATTCGTCTAAAAACAGCATCGGTAATGGTTTTTCAGAAAAATAAAACCAGATGGAAATCATGCTCGTATATCTTATCGTTACACTTGTGAAGAATTACCCAAAAATCGACCATGTTAAGTTGTAGCTAGTCATGTAATGTTTGTTTCATTCTCTAATTTTTAAAACTCCTTTATTATGTTCACACGGAAAACCCACTCCGTAACCAGTAATGGTAACGAGGATGGCTTTGCCATGCCTAATGTACATCGCCGTACATTTCTCAAATATGCAGGTATGAGTGCTGCTATACTCTCTGCAGGCTCTGTATTAAGTAGTTGTAGTGATGATGATACTAATGATGGTACTGGTGTTAGCCTCGGTAGTGGGGATGTCGCCGTATTGAATTATGCATTCGCACTCGAACAGCTGGAAGCAGCATTTTATACACAGGTAATACTTACACCGTATAGCGGCATCAGCGACTCAGAAATGACACTGCTGACCGATATCCGCAATCACGAAATTGCACACCGTGAATTCTTCCGTAAAGCACTCAGTACAGGGGCTATCCAGGATTTACAGGTCGATTTCAGCACCATCGATTTTACCAGCAGAGATAAAGTACTTGCAGCAGCACAAACGTTCGAAGACCTGGGTGTAGCAGCATACAATGGCGCCGGTAAATACATTACTACGCCTGCTTACCTGGCACTGGCCGGAAAAATTGTATCTGTAGAAGCGCGTCATGCGGCTTATATCCGCGATCTGGTAAGTAATGGCACCTTCTCTTCCAATGCTGATAGTAATGGTCTGGATGGGGCTAAAACACCTACTGATGTATTCGCCGCCGCCAGTGTATATATCAAAACCCAGATCAATACCAACACACTTCCAAAATAACTTTAAATTCTACACTCATGGACCTGCAAAATATCTTTTCTGAAATAGAGAAAAAAGATCCTGAAATTTATGACAGGCTGGATTCCCGCAGAAATGTGATGAAGCAGTTTGGCCGTGTGATGGCTTTGACAGCCGTACCTTTTGCACTCGGCAGCATGTTGAAAAAAGCGTATGGTCGTACGCCATCTGATGTACTGGCAGTGCTGAACTTTGCCCTCACACTGGAATACCTGGAAGCAGCTTTCTATGCCGAGGCAATCACACATACTTCCTTATTCCCCACCGCCGCATCGCTGAATGCATTTACGACTATCGGTACACATGAAAATGCGCATGTTGCTTTTCTGAAAAGTGCCATTACCAGTTCAAGTGGTACACCTGTTGATAAACCAACCTTCGACTTTACTGCGGGTGGTACTTTCAGCGATGTATTTACTAACTATGCAACACTGCTGGGCGTAGCACAGGCATTTGAAGATACCGGTGTAAGAGCTTACAAAGGACAGGCAGCTACACTAATGGAAAATCCGACAGTGCTCACAGCAGCATTGCAGATTCACTCTATCGAAGCAAGGCATGCTGCGCATATCCGTTCTATGCGCCGTGCATCTACCGGGAATACTAAAATAAAACCATGGATCACGGGTAAGTATACCGATATCGCCGCTACACAACCTGTATACAATGGTGAAGAAAATGAGGTACAGGCAAACATCACTATTACCGGCATTACTTCACTGGTAACACAGGATGCTGCAACGGAATCATTTGATGAACCGCTTACGAAAGATGAGGTATTAGCGATTGCGAATCTCTTTATCGTTCAGTAATCCTTTTCGCTGGCCGAAGGCCGAAAAATTTTTTTTGAAAAAGCTTTTGCCAAAGGCAAAGGCTTTTTTCTTAAAGGGCTTTACCTTTGCTGCTATGAGAAAATATCTTTTGTTTAGCCTGCTCTTAGCAGCCTGCAGCACCTCTCGTCAACCTGTGAATACTTTGGATGTATCTCAACTCCACCTGCTCCACAAGCACATTATTCCTTACAATACAACCTTCAACGGTACGACAATAGGAGGCCTCTCAGGTATCGATTACGACAGCGCCCGCAATGTATATTACCTCATCTGCGATGACCGTTCTGAACACGAAGCAGCCCGTTACTATACCGCACAGGTACCGGTAAACGATGATAAGGTGACCTTCACCGCTGTAAATACCCTCCCGATGCGCGACGGCCATCCTTTTCCCGCTACAAAAAACCTCGCACCAGATCCGGAA is a genomic window of Chitinophaga sp. LS1 containing:
- a CDS encoding ferritin-like domain-containing protein codes for the protein MDLQNIFSEIEKKDPEIYDRLDSRRNVMKQFGRVMALTAVPFALGSMLKKAYGRTPSDVLAVLNFALTLEYLEAAFYAEAITHTSLFPTAASLNAFTTIGTHENAHVAFLKSAITSSSGTPVDKPTFDFTAGGTFSDVFTNYATLLGVAQAFEDTGVRAYKGQAATLMENPTVLTAALQIHSIEARHAAHIRSMRRASTGNTKIKPWITGKYTDIAATQPVYNGEENEVQANITITGITSLVTQDAATESFDEPLTKDEVLAIANLFIVQ